A genome region from Clostridium sp. JN-9 includes the following:
- the nth gene encoding endonuclease III → MKKDKINSILDILSKTYPDAKCALNFKSPYELLISTILSAQCTDVRVNMITSELYKEYNTPEKMIKLSQEQLEEKIKSCGFYKNKSKNILGTTKEIIERYNGQVPSNMDDLIKLPGVGRKTANVVMSNAFGIPAIAVDTHVFRVSNRIGLAKGKTPEEVEKQLMKNIPRDMWSDSHHYLIWHGRNICKSRKPQCDKCPIEKLCEKNFDFLKEKSLQEH, encoded by the coding sequence TTGAAAAAAGACAAAATTAACAGCATTTTAGATATTTTAAGTAAAACCTATCCTGATGCAAAATGTGCTCTTAATTTTAAATCGCCATATGAGCTTCTTATATCCACTATTCTTAGTGCTCAGTGCACTGATGTGAGAGTAAATATGATAACTTCAGAGTTATATAAGGAATATAATACACCTGAGAAAATGATAAAATTATCACAGGAGCAGCTTGAAGAGAAGATTAAAAGCTGTGGATTTTATAAGAATAAAAGTAAAAATATACTTGGTACCACAAAGGAAATCATAGAAAGATATAATGGTCAGGTTCCAAGTAATATGGATGATTTAATTAAGCTGCCAGGTGTGGGAAGAAAAACTGCAAATGTAGTTATGTCAAATGCTTTTGGAATACCAGCCATTGCTGTAGATACCCATGTATTCAGGGTATCCAACAGGATAGGGCTTGCAAAAGGAAAAACACCAGAGGAAGTAGAAAAACAATTAATGAAAAATATACCTAGGGATATGTGGAGTGATTCTCATCATTATTTAATATGGCATGGCAGGAATATATGCAAATCAAGAAAGCCTCAATGTGATAAGTGCCCTATAGAAAAATTATGCGAGAAGAATTTTGACTTTCTTAAAGAAAAATCATTACAGGAACATTAA
- the cysK gene encoding cysteine synthase A, producing the protein MIYDNALDLIGNTPMLKLNRAFGENTADIYVKLEKYNPGGSIKDRIALGMIEDAEKKGLLKPDSVIVEPTSGNTGIGLALVGRLKGYKVIIVMPDTMTVERRSLIKAYGAELVLTQGSKGMKGAIQKAEELVKENKGYFVPQQFSNESNPAKHYETTADEILKEIPEFQAFTAGVGTGGTITGVGRKLKEKLNSVEIVAVEPESSPVLSGGQPGPHKIQGIGAGFVPDVYDEKVIDSILTISNEEAYHYARLVGREQGILIGISSGANIAAAVKIAKKLGSGKKVVTVAPDGGEKYISAGLYD; encoded by the coding sequence ATGATTTATGATAATGCATTAGATTTGATAGGCAACACACCTATGCTGAAATTGAACAGGGCTTTTGGTGAAAACACTGCAGATATATATGTAAAGCTTGAAAAATATAATCCAGGCGGAAGTATTAAGGATAGAATAGCTTTAGGTATGATTGAGGATGCTGAAAAGAAGGGCTTATTAAAACCAGATTCAGTAATTGTTGAGCCAACAAGCGGAAATACAGGTATTGGATTAGCTTTAGTAGGAAGATTAAAGGGATATAAAGTAATAATTGTTATGCCGGATACAATGACCGTTGAAAGAAGAAGCCTTATAAAGGCATATGGAGCTGAACTGGTATTGACACAGGGCTCAAAGGGAATGAAAGGAGCAATTCAAAAAGCTGAAGAATTAGTAAAAGAAAATAAGGGATATTTCGTGCCGCAGCAATTCTCCAATGAATCCAATCCTGCAAAACATTATGAAACTACAGCTGATGAAATTTTAAAGGAAATTCCAGAATTTCAGGCATTTACTGCCGGAGTAGGAACTGGAGGAACAATAACTGGTGTTGGAAGAAAGTTAAAGGAAAAATTAAATTCTGTAGAAATTGTTGCTGTAGAGCCGGAATCCTCACCAGTACTAAGCGGAGGACAGCCAGGGCCGCACAAAATTCAAGGTATAGGCGCAGGTTTTGTACCTGATGTATATGATGAAAAAGTTATAGATTCTATTTTAACAATATCTAATGAGGAAGCATATCATTATGCCAGATTAGTAGGGAGAGAACAAGGAATTTTAATTGGAATATCTTCCGGTGCTAATATTGCAGCAGCTGTAAAAATAGCTAAAAAGCTTGGCAGTGGTAAGAAGGTTGTTACTGTAGCTCCTGATGGAGGAGAAAAGTATATTTCAGCAGGACTTTACGATTAA
- the epsC gene encoding serine O-acetyltransferase EpsC, with the protein MFKTIRYDLQNAIKNDPSARSTLEIMLLYPFFHALIAYRIAHRLYNAKMFFLARLISQLARFFTGIEIHPGAIIGKGLFIDHGMGVVIGETAEIGDNVTLYHGVTLGGTGKEKGKRHPTVGNNVIIGSGAKVLGPIYIGDNSKVGANAVVLKDVPSGTTAVGVPARIVYPKLGSVIELKDYKGNVKKIYNDMVI; encoded by the coding sequence TTGTTTAAAACTATAAGGTATGATTTGCAAAATGCCATTAAAAATGATCCATCAGCCAGAAGCACATTAGAGATAATGCTGCTTTATCCTTTCTTTCATGCTTTAATAGCCTATAGAATAGCTCACAGGTTATATAATGCTAAAATGTTTTTCTTAGCAAGGTTAATTTCTCAGTTAGCAAGATTCTTTACTGGAATAGAAATTCATCCTGGGGCTATAATAGGTAAAGGATTATTTATTGATCATGGTATGGGAGTAGTAATAGGTGAAACCGCAGAAATCGGCGATAATGTTACACTATATCATGGTGTAACTTTAGGAGGAACGGGAAAAGAAAAAGGAAAGAGACATCCTACTGTTGGGAATAATGTTATTATAGGAAGCGGTGCAAAGGTGTTAGGACCTATATATATAGGTGACAATTCAAAAGTTGGAGCTAATGCAGTAGTATTAAAAGATGTTCCCTCTGGAACAACTGCAGTTGGCGTACCTGCCAGAATAGTTTATCCTAAATTGGGTTCAGTAATAGAACTAAAGGATTATAAGGGTAATGTTAAAAAAATCTATAATGATATGGTAATATAA
- a CDS encoding immune inhibitor A domain-containing protein gives MLSKKFLGIITAVFMLTGAGGGSSAMVQNYSSSKQAYSAEQGLESTGSPVDLSIANEERVIQMLKNEGKIPKNATYEEAQKVYSKYMQDKAKSNQKIQPSKMDRDLMAKQNQKVQKYKFDQSKPDTNPKNVNVLVLLVDYQDYKHNNIQPEETDMYYKDYTLQHYQDMLFGDKGYKGPNGENLISAKQYYAQQSGGSLDFEGKVAGWYTLPNTAAYYGASNGSSNDIRPRNAVADALKEAAKDPKLNLADFDKEDIYDIDGDGNYNEPDGIIDYLMVLHAGVGEEAGGGSLGSNAIWSHSWDLGGVYPIPGTKTDVTNWGGKLGAYHYTIEPEDGATGVFAHEFGHNLGLPDEYDTIYSSGTSIGEPISYWSIMSAGSWGGTIPGAEPTGFSPYAKQMFQALYGGNWQKQVTLDFNKLTNAGARVNLRQADEQGQAVRINLPDKAHVIATPTSGKYAYWGGKGQDGTPLKTNMTAKVDLTGKAAATLKFKTWYDIEEGWDYASVQAREAGTTDWTYLKGNITTTDGDPDRAVNIPNGITGTSNGWKDGTFDLSAFAGKNIELKFEYETDKYSFGAGFYVDDIQVINDKNVVLSDNAEGTSSFTLNGFTRNTGTIIAPNYYLVEWRNHHGVDTSLAHISTLGQNLSYDPGMVVWYVDDYYTDNWTGNHPGEGYLGIVDADQHSVVWQYTDPSKKPMLASGKFQMHDAAFSKDKEAVLTINTNTALGRSPVDSYRFTEPSFNDSRNYYNNEIPALGRNIPHLGLKIQITNQASDNSSASLVIKK, from the coding sequence GTGTTATCTAAAAAGTTTTTAGGGATTATAACAGCTGTATTCATGCTAACTGGTGCTGGGGGAGGTTCCTCAGCAATGGTTCAAAACTATTCTTCTTCGAAACAGGCCTACTCCGCAGAACAAGGCTTGGAAAGCACAGGTAGTCCTGTAGATTTATCTATTGCAAATGAAGAAAGAGTTATTCAAATGCTTAAAAATGAAGGTAAAATTCCAAAGAATGCAACCTATGAAGAAGCACAAAAAGTCTATTCGAAATATATGCAGGATAAAGCTAAATCAAATCAAAAAATTCAGCCTTCAAAGATGGACAGAGATCTTATGGCTAAGCAAAATCAAAAGGTTCAAAAGTATAAGTTTGATCAAAGCAAGCCGGATACTAATCCTAAGAATGTTAATGTTTTAGTTTTATTGGTTGATTATCAGGATTATAAGCACAACAACATTCAACCAGAGGAAACTGATATGTATTACAAGGATTACACTTTACAGCATTATCAGGATATGCTGTTTGGCGATAAAGGCTATAAGGGACCCAACGGAGAGAATCTTATATCTGCAAAGCAGTACTATGCACAGCAGTCAGGTGGAAGTCTTGATTTTGAAGGGAAAGTTGCTGGATGGTATACATTACCTAATACAGCAGCATATTATGGAGCATCTAATGGATCATCTAATGATATAAGGCCAAGAAATGCTGTTGCAGATGCACTTAAGGAAGCAGCAAAAGATCCTAAATTAAATCTTGCTGATTTTGATAAAGAAGATATATATGACATAGATGGTGATGGAAACTATAATGAGCCAGATGGCATCATAGATTACCTGATGGTTTTACACGCTGGTGTTGGTGAAGAAGCTGGCGGTGGAAGCTTAGGAAGTAATGCAATTTGGTCACACAGCTGGGATTTAGGCGGTGTTTATCCAATTCCAGGAACAAAAACTGATGTTACTAACTGGGGTGGAAAACTTGGTGCTTATCATTATACTATAGAACCGGAAGATGGAGCAACCGGTGTATTTGCTCACGAATTTGGTCATAACCTGGGATTACCAGATGAATACGATACTATTTATAGTTCAGGTACTTCAATAGGGGAACCAATATCCTACTGGTCAATAATGTCAGCAGGAAGCTGGGGAGGAACTATTCCTGGAGCTGAACCTACAGGCTTCAGTCCATATGCTAAGCAAATGTTCCAAGCTCTTTATGGCGGGAATTGGCAGAAACAAGTTACTTTAGATTTTAATAAGTTAACAAATGCAGGTGCACGTGTAAACTTAAGACAAGCAGACGAGCAAGGTCAGGCTGTAAGGATTAATCTTCCTGATAAAGCTCATGTAATAGCTACTCCTACAAGCGGAAAGTATGCGTATTGGGGTGGCAAAGGGCAGGATGGAACTCCATTAAAGACTAATATGACTGCAAAAGTTGATCTGACTGGCAAAGCTGCAGCAACACTTAAATTTAAGACCTGGTACGATATAGAAGAAGGCTGGGACTATGCTTCAGTACAAGCTAGAGAAGCTGGGACAACTGACTGGACTTATCTTAAAGGGAATATTACAACTACTGATGGAGACCCTGATAGAGCAGTAAATATACCTAATGGCATTACCGGCACTTCTAATGGCTGGAAAGATGGAACATTTGATTTAAGTGCTTTTGCTGGTAAAAATATAGAACTTAAATTTGAATATGAGACAGACAAGTACAGCTTTGGTGCTGGCTTCTATGTTGATGATATTCAAGTAATTAACGATAAAAATGTAGTTTTATCAGATAATGCTGAAGGAACTTCCAGCTTTACATTAAATGGTTTTACAAGAAATACAGGTACCATAATTGCACCTAATTATTATCTTGTTGAGTGGAGAAACCATCACGGCGTTGATACCAGCCTTGCTCACATAAGTACACTGGGGCAGAATTTATCCTATGATCCTGGAATGGTAGTTTGGTATGTTGATGATTATTACACTGACAACTGGACAGGAAATCATCCTGGAGAAGGATACCTTGGTATTGTTGATGCAGATCAGCATAGTGTTGTATGGCAGTACACTGATCCAAGCAAGAAACCAATGCTGGCAAGCGGAAAATTCCAAATGCATGATGCTGCCTTTAGCAAGGATAAGGAAGCAGTACTTACAATAAACACAAACACGGCTTTAGGAAGATCACCAGTAGATAGCTATAGATTCACAGAACCAAGCTTTAATGACAGCAGGAATTATTACAATAACGAGATACCGGCTTTAGGCAGAAATATACCTCATTTAGGCTTAAAGATTCAAATAACTAATCAGGCATCTGATAATAGTTCTGCAAGCTTAGTAATTAAAAAATAA
- the sleB gene encoding spore cortex-lytic enzyme: protein MIKKLFGWKRIILYLMIILCTYFITDLYTAKFVNPVGAVTYYYGSRGDAVMEIQRRLKAWGYYNGSVDGIYGYKTNIAVRYFQSSNGLKADGISGNSTLQALGINTGAGSGNTGSSYNANNSDLMLLAKLINGEARGEPYEGQVAVGAVVLNRTRDAKFPRTVAGVIYQPGAFTATVDGQIESNLQQSSINAARDALNGWDPSGGAIYYFNPATATSSWIWSRPLIKIIGKHRFCK from the coding sequence ATGATAAAAAAACTTTTTGGCTGGAAGAGGATAATTTTATATTTAATGATTATATTGTGCACGTACTTTATAACTGATTTATATACAGCCAAATTTGTTAATCCTGTTGGAGCTGTTACATACTATTATGGTTCCAGAGGAGACGCTGTTATGGAAATACAAAGAAGGCTGAAAGCATGGGGATACTATAACGGAAGTGTTGATGGAATTTATGGATATAAGACAAATATAGCTGTAAGGTATTTTCAAAGCAGCAATGGATTGAAGGCAGACGGAATTTCAGGAAATTCAACTCTTCAGGCATTGGGAATTAACACTGGAGCTGGTTCAGGCAATACTGGAAGCTCATATAATGCAAATAATTCAGATTTGATGCTTTTAGCAAAATTAATTAACGGTGAGGCAAGAGGGGAGCCATATGAAGGTCAGGTAGCAGTGGGAGCAGTGGTTTTAAACAGAACAAGAGATGCTAAATTTCCAAGGACAGTTGCCGGTGTTATATATCAGCCGGGAGCCTTTACAGCTACTGTTGATGGTCAGATAGAATCAAATCTTCAGCAGAGTTCCATAAACGCTGCCAGGGATGCACTGAATGGATGGGATCCCTCTGGAGGCGCTATTTATTATTTTAATCCTGCCACAGCAACAAGTTCATGGATATGGAGCAGACCTCTTATTAAAATTATTGGAAAGCACAGATTTTGCAAATAA
- the queG gene encoding tRNA epoxyqueuosine(34) reductase QueG, whose amino-acid sequence MDKKEEIIKFCNSLGLDLVGFTKCRVFWELESFFEYRKNINLENEFEEKDINKRINPNLLMNQGKTIISIAFPYIYNLRPNGEFYFSRYTRGEDYHKVIKSYLDKISDFIKDMGGTASAFADSNPLPERYIAKLSGIGFIGKNNMIITEKYGSFVFLGEIITDLELEESRQLNISCGHCNKCFSKCPTASINEKQCNPNICLSYITQKKHIEDKWFKKLNGRIFGCDSCQMECPFNKNIKFSNLEGFKPFEYMENINLEQIIMMDNKDFNEKYKITSCGWRGKNVLKRNALINYIPKYGAFHGIDKVNSPYVKDYNNRLLKLFNL is encoded by the coding sequence GTGGATAAAAAGGAAGAAATAATAAAGTTTTGTAACAGCTTAGGATTAGATTTAGTGGGATTTACAAAGTGCAGGGTATTTTGGGAATTAGAGAGTTTTTTTGAATATAGAAAGAATATAAATTTAGAAAATGAGTTCGAGGAAAAAGATATAAACAAAAGGATAAATCCAAATTTGCTGATGAACCAGGGAAAGACAATAATCTCTATTGCCTTTCCCTATATTTATAATCTGCGGCCTAATGGAGAATTTTACTTTTCAAGGTACACCAGAGGAGAGGACTATCATAAAGTAATAAAAAGTTATTTAGATAAAATATCAGACTTTATTAAGGATATGGGGGGAACAGCATCAGCCTTTGCAGACAGCAATCCACTTCCGGAAAGATATATTGCAAAGCTTAGTGGAATTGGATTTATCGGAAAGAACAATATGATTATAACTGAAAAGTATGGATCCTTTGTATTTTTAGGGGAAATAATTACTGATCTTGAATTAGAAGAAAGCAGACAGTTAAATATAAGCTGTGGACATTGTAATAAGTGTTTCAGTAAGTGCCCTACAGCATCAATAAATGAGAAACAATGTAATCCTAATATATGTTTATCCTATATTACTCAGAAAAAGCATATAGAAGACAAATGGTTTAAAAAATTAAATGGAAGGATATTTGGATGTGACAGCTGTCAAATGGAGTGCCCATTTAATAAAAATATTAAATTTTCAAATTTAGAAGGATTTAAACCATTTGAGTATATGGAAAACATAAACCTGGAACAGATAATTATGATGGATAATAAGGATTTTAATGAAAAATATAAAATTACATCCTGCGGCTGGAGAGGGAAAAATGTGCTGAAAAGAAATGCATTAATTAATTATATCCCAAAATATGGTGCCTTCCATGGCATTGATAAGGTAAATTCACCATATGTAAAGGATTATAATAATAGACTTTTAAAGCTTTTCAATTTATAA
- a CDS encoding L-threonine 3-dehydrogenase produces the protein MKRIMLTGALGQIGSELTMYMRSIYGNDNVIATDLRRQDESKVVKSGPFEMVDVMHPDEIADVARKYKVDTIVHLAALLSAVAEAKPQLAWNINMGGLFNALEVARELKCSFFTPSSIGCFGPSTPKDKTPQDTLQRPKTMYGVSKVSGELLCDYYNYKFGVDTRGVRFPGLISYETLPGGGTTDYAVDIYYEAIKNHKYTCYIDKGTYMDMMYMPDALKAIVTLMEADPAKLIHRNAFNITAMSFAPEQICESIKKCIPDFTMDYNVDPVRQAIADSWPNSLDDSAAKEEWGFKAEYDLDSMTKDMLAKLRKKLDVR, from the coding sequence ATGAAAAGAATAATGCTAACAGGAGCACTAGGACAAATTGGTTCGGAATTAACCATGTACATGAGAAGTATTTATGGAAATGATAATGTTATTGCAACAGATTTAAGAAGACAGGATGAAAGTAAAGTTGTTAAATCAGGACCATTTGAAATGGTTGATGTTATGCATCCTGATGAGATAGCAGATGTGGCAAGAAAATATAAAGTTGATACAATAGTACACCTGGCTGCACTATTATCCGCTGTGGCTGAGGCAAAGCCTCAATTGGCCTGGAATATAAACATGGGTGGATTATTTAATGCCCTTGAGGTAGCCAGGGAATTAAAATGCAGCTTTTTCACTCCAAGTTCCATAGGATGCTTTGGCCCGTCAACACCAAAGGATAAGACACCTCAGGATACATTGCAGAGACCAAAAACAATGTATGGTGTATCAAAGGTATCAGGAGAGCTGCTTTGTGACTATTATAATTATAAATTTGGAGTTGATACCAGAGGAGTAAGATTTCCAGGGCTTATTTCCTATGAAACTCTTCCAGGTGGAGGAACCACAGATTATGCAGTAGATATATATTATGAGGCAATTAAAAATCATAAATATACATGTTATATAGACAAGGGTACTTATATGGATATGATGTATATGCCTGATGCATTAAAGGCCATTGTAACACTTATGGAAGCTGATCCTGCAAAGTTAATTCATAGAAATGCATTTAATATAACAGCTATGAGCTTTGCACCTGAGCAGATTTGTGAATCCATAAAAAAGTGTATACCAGATTTTACAATGGATTATAATGTAGATCCTGTAAGACAGGCTATTGCAGACTCATGGCCAAATTCTCTGGATGATAGTGCAGCTAAAGAAGAATGGGGCTTTAAGGCAGAATATGATTTGGATTCAATGACAAAAGATATGCTGGCTAAACTGAGGAAAAAACTAGATGTCAGATAA
- a CDS encoding glycine C-acetyltransferase, protein MGSKSLEKFLKEGLEDLKSKGLYNQINPLQGANGAIIRIDGKEFINLSSNNYLGLATNPRLINATIEATKKYGAGAGAVRTINGTLDIHEELEAKLAKFKHTEAAIAFQSGFNCNMGAISAVMNKNDAILSDELNHASIIDGCRLSGSKIIRFKHSDMEDLKKKAQEAINSGLYGKIMVITDGVFSMDGDIAKLPEIVKIAEELNLITYVDDAHGSGVLGKGAGTVKYFGLSDKIDFQIGTLSKAIGVVGGYVAGTQDLIDWLKVRARPFLFSTSLTPGAAGACIEALNILSESTELVDKLWENGRYLKKQLKELGFNIGHSETPITPCIIGDAEAAQHFSKRLFEEGVYAKSIVFPTVPLGTARVRNMPTAAHTKEMLDKAISIYEKVGKEMKII, encoded by the coding sequence ATGGGAAGTAAATCATTGGAGAAATTTTTAAAGGAAGGTTTAGAGGACCTTAAAAGCAAGGGACTTTACAATCAGATTAACCCGCTGCAAGGTGCTAATGGAGCTATTATCCGCATTGACGGAAAGGAGTTTATTAATCTTTCATCTAATAATTATTTAGGATTAGCAACTAATCCCAGATTAATAAATGCAACAATTGAAGCAACAAAAAAGTATGGCGCAGGAGCAGGTGCAGTTAGAACAATTAATGGTACTCTTGATATACATGAAGAGCTGGAGGCAAAGCTTGCTAAATTTAAGCATACAGAAGCAGCAATTGCTTTTCAGTCTGGATTTAATTGTAATATGGGAGCAATTTCTGCAGTTATGAATAAAAACGATGCCATATTATCAGATGAGCTAAATCATGCATCTATTATTGATGGATGCAGGTTAAGCGGTTCCAAAATAATCAGATTTAAACATTCAGATATGGAGGATTTAAAGAAAAAGGCACAGGAAGCAATAAACAGTGGATTATATGGCAAGATAATGGTTATAACTGATGGCGTTTTCTCAATGGACGGCGATATTGCCAAACTGCCTGAAATTGTAAAGATTGCTGAAGAGTTAAATTTAATAACATATGTAGATGATGCTCATGGATCAGGAGTTCTTGGAAAAGGAGCCGGCACAGTAAAGTATTTTGGATTATCTGATAAAATAGATTTCCAGATTGGTACTTTATCAAAAGCCATTGGTGTAGTGGGAGGATATGTTGCAGGTACACAGGATTTAATTGACTGGTTAAAAGTCAGAGCAAGACCTTTCTTATTTTCTACATCACTAACACCAGGTGCAGCAGGTGCATGTATTGAAGCATTAAATATTTTATCTGAAAGTACAGAACTTGTAGATAAACTTTGGGAAAATGGAAGGTACTTAAAGAAGCAGTTAAAGGAATTAGGCTTTAACATTGGACACAGTGAAACACCTATTACACCTTGTATTATTGGTGATGCTGAAGCAGCTCAGCACTTTAGCAAGAGACTTTTTGAAGAAGGAGTTTATGCAAAGTCCATAGTATTCCCAACAGTACCATTAGGAACTGCAAGAGTTAGAAATATGCCAACAGCAGCACACACAAAGGAAATGCTGGATAAAGCCATTTCTATATATGAAAAGGTAGGAAAAGAAATGAAAATAATCTAA
- a CDS encoding lysophospholipid acyltransferase family protein: MISPALVKIIAHLPKGLLRCLSNKLLNGYIKKYANIKVSGKEKLSDFPSPTLYICNHLSNSDALVLNKVMKEKDLTFVAGVKLSNTPLTNLGVNITKTIPIKPNSADKDAISKIIKTLKEGKNILIFPEGTRSRSASLIEAKRGVFLIAKLSKADIVPVAVTGTENLLPINKSDMGAEKFNYADVTVTIGDKIGIPEREPKEEKHTYENRCVTYFMKQIANLLPDKYKGVYK, encoded by the coding sequence ATGATTTCTCCCGCATTAGTTAAAATAATAGCTCATTTGCCTAAAGGGCTTTTGCGATGCTTATCCAATAAGTTACTAAATGGCTATATTAAAAAATATGCAAATATAAAAGTGAGTGGAAAGGAGAAGTTATCTGATTTCCCGAGTCCCACTTTATATATTTGCAATCATTTAAGTAATTCAGATGCTTTGGTATTAAATAAGGTTATGAAAGAAAAGGATTTAACCTTTGTGGCAGGGGTAAAGCTTTCAAATACACCTCTTACAAATTTAGGCGTAAATATAACTAAGACTATTCCCATAAAACCAAATTCTGCAGATAAAGATGCTATATCAAAAATAATAAAAACTTTAAAAGAAGGTAAAAATATACTTATATTTCCGGAGGGAACAAGAAGCAGGTCTGCAAGCCTCATTGAAGCCAAAAGAGGAGTATTTTTAATTGCCAAACTTTCAAAGGCTGATATTGTACCTGTGGCTGTAACAGGTACTGAAAATCTTTTACCAATCAACAAATCCGATATGGGTGCTGAAAAATTCAATTATGCAGATGTTACTGTTACAATTGGGGATAAAATTGGAATACCGGAAAGAGAGCCTAAGGAAGAAAAGCATACATATGAAAATAGATGTGTAACATATTTTATGAAACAAATAGCAAATCTGCTGCCTGATAAATATAAGGGAGTATATAAATAA
- the mtnA gene encoding S-methyl-5-thioribose-1-phosphate isomerase: MGNFNTIQWKDNKLILIDCTKLPEKEEYIVCCKYSTLCKATKDLAVRGAPAIGVSAAYGVVLAAIEAEKCKSHEEYNNFIKKAIKDLSETRPTAVNLFWALNKMEKKFNSINSNDREYIKDSLLEEANDIYKYDIKCNEDMGRYGNTIVPDKANILTHCNAGALATAGYGTALGVVRAAYSSGKQIHVYADETRPLLQGARLTCWELMQDNIPVTLLCDNMAGYAMQLGKIDLVITGADRITSNGDTANKIGTYSVAVLAKENGIPFYIAAPLSTIDINLKNGSEIKIEERNQNEVKELFGVRTAPAKAEAFNPAFDITPNKYITGIITEVGILKPPFEESIARVIRK; encoded by the coding sequence ATGGGGAATTTTAATACTATTCAATGGAAGGACAATAAATTGATTTTAATTGACTGCACTAAACTGCCTGAAAAAGAAGAGTATATAGTATGCTGTAAATATAGTACTCTCTGCAAGGCTACAAAGGATCTGGCTGTAAGGGGAGCACCTGCAATAGGAGTTTCTGCTGCCTATGGTGTAGTCCTGGCTGCAATTGAAGCTGAAAAATGTAAAAGTCATGAGGAGTACAATAATTTTATAAAAAAAGCTATTAAAGATTTATCTGAAACAAGGCCAACAGCTGTAAATTTATTTTGGGCATTAAATAAAATGGAAAAGAAATTTAACAGTATTAACAGTAATGATAGAGAATATATAAAGGATTCATTGCTTGAAGAAGCAAATGATATTTATAAATATGATATTAAGTGCAATGAGGATATGGGCAGATATGGGAATACAATTGTACCTGATAAAGCAAACATTCTTACTCACTGCAATGCCGGAGCACTTGCTACTGCAGGATATGGAACAGCACTGGGAGTGGTAAGGGCTGCTTATAGCTCAGGGAAACAAATACATGTGTATGCTGATGAAACAAGACCTTTGCTTCAAGGAGCAAGGCTCACCTGCTGGGAGCTGATGCAGGATAATATACCAGTAACTCTTTTATGTGATAATATGGCAGGTTATGCTATGCAGCTTGGAAAAATCGATTTAGTCATTACAGGAGCAGACAGAATAACTTCAAATGGAGATACCGCAAATAAAATCGGTACATATTCTGTAGCTGTTTTAGCAAAAGAAAATGGCATTCCTTTTTATATTGCTGCTCCCCTTTCAACTATAGACATAAATTTAAAAAATGGCAGTGAAATAAAAATTGAAGAAAGAAATCAAAATGAGGTAAAAGAACTGTTTGGGGTTAGAACAGCACCTGCAAAGGCAGAAGCCTTCAACCCAGCCTTTGATATAACTCCAAATAAGTATATTACAGGTATAATCACTGAAGTGGGAATATTAAAACCACCCTTTGAAGAATCCATAGCCAGAGTGATTAGAAAATAG